One part of the Rutidosis leptorrhynchoides isolate AG116_Rl617_1_P2 chromosome 1, CSIRO_AGI_Rlap_v1, whole genome shotgun sequence genome encodes these proteins:
- the LOC139849726 gene encoding uncharacterized protein, which yields MGGIFFLPQPLNLFDHEQAIQLQAFLSSFRLVDNSPDFFLWNAEQNNLFTVADAISILVLSSDFEVPIWPKVIWNNKVPSKIMLFHWLAIRKSILVRDVLSRRHILPPNSSTLCVWCLDNIESIDHLLLHCRWSFNVWTDLFRWWNLRWVIPRSIEDFSFDWYYGMGIKASKFWKLIGPATIWVIWVARNDVIFDNKYSCRSVIVRNIKLKVFFMGNEPKFLSRVTFVCMGSKPVFAMFLGFQGIVCSFKFKTEQVSVFVFCFDPSLF from the coding sequence ATGGGTGGAATTTTTTTTCTGCCACAACCCTTGAATCTGTTCGATCACGAGCAAGCTATTCAGCTCCAGGCCTTCCTGTCCAGCTTTCGGTTAGTTGACAACAGTCCAGACTTCTTTTTATGGAATGCCGAGCAGAACAATCTTTTTACTGTGGCCGACGCGATTAGTATTCTTGTTCTTTCAAGCGATTTTGAGGTACCTATTTGGCCTAAGGTTATTTGGAATAATAAAGTTCCATCCAAAATCATGTTGTTTCATTGGTTAGCTATCCGCAAAAGCATTCTCGTTAGAGACGTTCTCTCCCGAAGGCATATTCTTCCTCCCAATTCTTCCACTTTATGCGTTTGGTGTTTAGACAACATTGAATCAATTGACCATCTTTTGTTACATTGTAGATGGTCTTTTAATGTTTGGACGGATTTATTTAGATGGTGGAATCTTAGATGGGTTATCCCGAGGTCCATTGAAGATTTTTCGTTCGATTGGTACTACGGTATGGGAATCAAAGCATCAAAGTTTTGGAAGTTGATAGGTCCCGCAACTATTTGGGTCATTTGGGTTGCTAGAAACGATGTCATCTTCGACAACAAATACTCGTGTCGTTCAGTTATTGTTCGTAACATCAAGCTCAAAGTTTTTTTTATGGGCAACGAACCTAAATTTTTGTCACGGGTTACATTCGTATGTATGGGATCAAAACCCGTCTTTGCTATGTTTTTAGGCTTTCAAGGCATTGTATGCTCTTTCAAGTTCAAGACCGAGCAAGTCTCCGTCTTTGTATTTTGTTTTGATCCTTCATTGTTTTGA